A DNA window from Deltaproteobacteria bacterium contains the following coding sequences:
- the aspS gene encoding aspartate--tRNA ligase, protein MDERQTDIALDSLGGWKRTHDCGQLKADDEGQEVCLMGWVQYRRDHGGIIFIDLRDRAGLTQVKFTPEGDMAIHDRAGVLRTEFVLAVRGTVLLRPEDMINPKMPTGEIEVLVTDFRLLNTAKTPPFLIEDRIDVSENLRLACRYLDLRRPRMTRNLVLRHRAGRAARAYLDDLGFIEAETPFLTRSTPEGARDFLVPSRINQGSFYALPQSPQLFKQLLMFGGLDRYYQIVRCFRDEDLRADRQPEFTQIDIEMSFVEEEDVMGMAEGLVAKVFSEAAGIELPRPFPRMTYAQAMAAYGVDKPDIRFDLLLVDVTDDVKGSEFRLFSAAETVKALRVPGGGELSRKEIDDLTEFVKIYGAQGLAWIKILDDKWQSPIAKFLSDQERMALQNRLGLESGDIVFFQAGGTDMVNAALGNLRLKLGERFGLIDASDFKPLWVTDFPLLEWDLDDKRWVAKHHPFTAPKSSSVQGLFDRSSDALARSYDLVLNGSEIGGGSIRIHSAEVQLAMFEALGISLEEAEAKFGFLLRALEYGAPPHGGIAFGFDRLVMLLAGEASIRDVIAFPKTQKATCLMTQAPSEVDPRQLRELGIRLREQEQGQRHG, encoded by the coding sequence ATGGACGAGAGACAGACGGACATAGCCCTGGACAGCCTGGGCGGGTGGAAGAGAACGCACGACTGCGGACAGCTGAAGGCCGACGACGAGGGGCAGGAGGTCTGCCTGATGGGCTGGGTCCAATACCGGCGGGACCACGGCGGCATCATCTTCATTGATCTCCGGGACCGGGCCGGGCTGACCCAGGTCAAGTTCACCCCCGAGGGGGATATGGCCATCCACGACCGGGCCGGAGTCCTGCGGACGGAATTCGTCCTGGCCGTCAGAGGGACAGTTCTTCTTCGACCGGAAGACATGATCAACCCCAAGATGCCCACCGGGGAAATCGAGGTTTTGGTCACTGATTTCCGGCTCCTGAACACGGCCAAGACGCCGCCGTTTCTCATTGAAGACCGCATCGACGTGTCCGAGAATCTCCGCCTGGCCTGCCGGTATCTCGATCTTCGGCGGCCGAGGATGACAAGAAATCTGGTCCTTCGACACCGGGCGGGCAGGGCCGCGCGTGCCTATCTCGACGACCTGGGCTTCATCGAGGCTGAGACCCCGTTTCTGACCAGGAGCACACCAGAAGGGGCACGGGATTTCCTCGTGCCGAGCCGGATCAATCAGGGCTCCTTCTACGCCCTCCCCCAGTCGCCCCAGCTTTTCAAGCAGCTTCTCATGTTCGGGGGGCTGGACCGTTATTACCAGATTGTTCGCTGCTTCCGGGACGAGGACCTGCGGGCCGATCGTCAGCCCGAGTTCACCCAGATCGACATCGAGATGAGTTTCGTGGAGGAAGAGGACGTCATGGGCATGGCCGAGGGGCTGGTGGCCAAGGTGTTCTCCGAGGCCGCGGGCATTGAGCTGCCGAGGCCCTTCCCGCGCATGACCTATGCCCAGGCTATGGCCGCCTATGGCGTGGACAAGCCGGACATCCGCTTCGATCTTTTGCTGGTAGACGTGACGGACGACGTTAAGGGTTCGGAGTTTCGCCTGTTTTCTGCGGCCGAGACAGTCAAGGCCCTGCGGGTTCCAGGAGGAGGGGAGCTGTCGCGCAAGGAGATCGACGACCTGACCGAGTTCGTGAAAATCTACGGGGCACAGGGCTTGGCCTGGATCAAGATTCTGGACGACAAGTGGCAGTCGCCAATCGCCAAGTTCCTGAGCGACCAGGAGCGGATGGCCCTTCAGAATCGGCTGGGGCTGGAGTCGGGCGACATCGTCTTTTTCCAGGCCGGCGGAACGGACATGGTCAATGCGGCCCTGGGCAATCTCCGTCTAAAGCTTGGAGAGCGGTTCGGGTTGATCGACGCTTCAGACTTCAAGCCCCTGTGGGTCACGGATTTTCCCCTTCTGGAATGGGATCTGGACGACAAGCGGTGGGTAGCCAAGCACCATCCTTTCACGGCCCCGAAATCCAGCTCGGTCCAGGGGCTGTTCGATCGGTCATCCGATGCCCTGGCCCGAAGCTACGACCTGGTATTGAACGGAAGTGAGATCGGGGGCGGATCCATCCGCATCCATTCGGCCGAGGTCCAGCTGGCCATGTTCGAAGCCTTGGGCATCAGCCTGGAGGAGGCCGAGGCCAAATTCGGATTCCTGCTTCGGGCACTGGAGTACGGGGCGCCGCCGCACGGGGGCATCGCCTTCGGCTTCGACCGTCTGGTCATGCTCCTGGCTGGAGAGGCCTCCATTCGGGACGTCATCGCTTTTCCCAAGACCCAGAAGGCCACCTGCCTGATGACCCAGGCCCCGTCGGAAGTGGACCCCCGCCAACTCCGGGAGCTGGGCATCCGCCTGAGGGAGCAGGAGCAAGGTCAACGCCATGGCTAG
- the def gene encoding peptide deformylase — protein sequence MASLKVLTYPDPVLARKSEPLVEITDEIRNLAQDMLETMYENRGIGLAAPQVGKNVRLITVDLSGPERREEPKVYVNPAIVAKEGETETEEGCLSVIGYRSLVKRAAWVSFTAQDLEGETVELEADDLLAVCLQHELDHLDGVLFIDHISRLKRALYENRLRKWKKKK from the coding sequence ATGGCTAGCCTCAAGGTATTGACCTACCCGGACCCGGTCCTGGCCAGGAAGAGTGAGCCGTTGGTCGAAATTACGGACGAAATTCGGAACTTGGCCCAGGACATGCTGGAGACCATGTACGAGAATCGGGGCATCGGACTGGCCGCGCCCCAGGTGGGTAAGAACGTCCGATTGATCACTGTGGACCTGTCCGGTCCGGAAAGACGGGAGGAGCCCAAGGTCTATGTGAACCCGGCCATTGTCGCCAAGGAGGGGGAGACGGAAACCGAGGAGGGCTGCCTGAGTGTCATCGGCTATCGGTCCTTGGTCAAGCGGGCCGCCTGGGTGTCGTTCACGGCCCAGGATTTGGAGGGTGAGACCGTGGAGCTGGAGGCCGACGATCTGTTGGCCGTGTGCCTGCAGCACGAGTTGGACCATTTGGACGGAGTCCTGTTCATCGATCACATAAGCCGTTTGAAACGGGCCCTGTACGAAAACCGGCTTCGAAAATGGAAGAAGAAAAAATAA